The Desulfosporosinus acidiphilus SJ4 genome has a window encoding:
- a CDS encoding DUF302 domain-containing protein: protein MDLKYEVKTDKPFMTAVEDLKKTLSNNSFGVLWELDFKDKLAEKGLDFQGHFKVLEVCNPKQAKEVLEIQVEVGYFLPCKVVVYEKENSVYMGMLRPTSLIGMLKEEKLLSIAEQVEEVIKKALDEAI from the coding sequence ATGGATTTAAAGTATGAAGTTAAGACCGATAAACCTTTTATGACAGCAGTGGAGGACTTAAAGAAAACATTAAGCAACAATAGTTTTGGCGTTTTATGGGAGCTTGACTTTAAAGACAAGTTAGCAGAAAAAGGGTTAGATTTTCAAGGGCATTTTAAGGTTTTGGAGGTCTGCAATCCTAAACAAGCAAAAGAAGTACTGGAAATTCAGGTTGAAGTTGGCTACTTTTTGCCCTGCAAAGTCGTTGTCTACGAAAAGGAAAACAGTGTTTATATGGGGATGCTTCGCCCGACCTCTTTGATTGGTATGTTGAAAGAAGAAAAACTATTGAGTATTGCCGAACAGGTGGAAGAAGTGATAAAGAAAGCCTTAGATGAAGCGATCTAG
- a CDS encoding helix-turn-helix domain-containing protein, producing MNYSQSIQDTIAYIEQHLCERLSLDEIVKVSGFSKYHFVRIFKRETGLGLKEHIQSRRLTLAAKLLLSSKFSIMDIALYCRFESQEAFTRAFKKVYALPPGKYRRVINHLVTINEVNDMKNNQQIPGWIITGTAPGKFEAAFDQEVFFKGTKSVLLKSTSTELETGDYYAVMQQFKAKNYIGKRVRLSGFLKARGVTGWGGLWMRIDSITANVIKIDNMQNRPITGDSDWNHYSVVLDVPENSAIINIGMLLSGTGELWMDNVSFDIVDKNVPATDVDLSSELPEKPVNLSFEENR from the coding sequence ATGAACTATTCTCAAAGTATTCAAGACACCATCGCTTACATTGAACAACACCTCTGCGAGAGGCTCTCATTGGATGAGATTGTAAAAGTATCCGGATTTTCAAAATATCACTTTGTTCGCATTTTTAAGCGCGAGACCGGATTGGGGTTAAAGGAGCATATTCAAAGCCGTCGGTTAACTTTAGCGGCGAAACTTCTTCTGTCATCGAAGTTTAGTATTATGGATATTGCTCTCTATTGCCGTTTTGAATCTCAAGAGGCCTTTACAAGAGCATTTAAGAAGGTATACGCGCTTCCTCCCGGAAAATATCGCCGTGTCATAAACCACTTAGTAACTATAAACGAGGTGAACGATATGAAAAATAATCAGCAAATTCCCGGATGGATCATAACAGGAACCGCTCCAGGGAAATTTGAAGCTGCATTTGACCAAGAAGTGTTTTTTAAGGGAACAAAATCGGTGCTTTTGAAAAGCACCAGTACAGAACTGGAGACAGGCGACTACTATGCGGTAATGCAGCAGTTCAAAGCCAAAAACTATATTGGAAAAAGAGTGCGTTTATCAGGGTTTTTAAAAGCAAGAGGTGTGACTGGCTGGGGTGGACTCTGGATGAGGATTGACAGCATAACCGCAAATGTGATCAAAATTGATAATATGCAAAACCGCCCTATAACGGGCGATTCGGACTGGAACCATTATTCGGTGGTGCTTGATGTGCCGGAAAACAGCGCAATTATCAATATCGGTATGCTGCTCAGCGGCACGGGGGAATTATGGATGGATAACGTTTCCTTTGACATCGTTGACAAAAATGTTCCGGCTACGGATGTCGATCTCAGCAGTGAATTGCCAGAAAAGCCTGTGAACCTTTCCTTTGAGGAGAACAGGTAA
- a CDS encoding DUF362 domain-containing protein produces MSAFILEKLCRGCKRCVNTCPEQAIAMLSHLAVVDPKKCVECEACMEACMHGAITFVEAGEMNANGG; encoded by the coding sequence ATGTCAGCGTTTATCTTGGAAAAACTTTGCCGGGGGTGCAAACGCTGTGTTAATACCTGTCCCGAACAGGCTATTGCCATGCTGTCACATTTGGCAGTGGTAGATCCTAAGAAATGTGTGGAATGTGAAGCCTGCATGGAAGCTTGTATGCATGGCGCGATTACCTTTGTGGAGGCCGGTGAGATGAATGCCAATGGAGGATAA
- the thrB gene encoding homoserine kinase gives MIVKIPATSANLGPGFDCLGLALQLYNSITIETDRPFRISLTGTYNEGIATDETNLVWRTMRHLWESINYPIPTVALTLENNIPPARGLGSSSAAIVGGLAAANVIAGTPLSKLELLQIANTLEGHPDNVTPALYGGITLAVSTENGILPRVLGQGTNLKAVVLIPNLRLKTEKARSILPPNVSRQDAVFNISHAGLLIDAFIRENYPLLKEAMRDMLHQNQRSVLIPGMFETLKAAEQAGAYGTALSGSGPTLIALVPEISKDDVRQKMLSTIGQFGVEAQALTLDMDHEGVIFSEK, from the coding sequence ATGATTGTAAAAATTCCTGCAACCTCCGCTAACCTAGGACCAGGTTTTGACTGTCTCGGGCTGGCCCTTCAACTGTACAACTCCATTACCATTGAAACTGACCGTCCTTTTCGAATTTCTTTGACCGGGACTTATAATGAAGGTATTGCCACCGACGAGACCAATTTAGTATGGAGAACCATGCGCCATCTCTGGGAGAGCATTAATTATCCAATTCCCACCGTTGCCCTGACCCTGGAAAATAACATTCCCCCGGCTCGTGGTCTGGGAAGCAGTTCTGCCGCTATCGTCGGCGGTCTAGCGGCTGCCAACGTAATAGCCGGTACACCTCTGTCAAAATTAGAGTTACTGCAAATAGCCAATACCCTCGAGGGACACCCCGATAACGTCACCCCGGCTCTCTACGGCGGAATCACGTTAGCGGTCTCTACAGAAAACGGCATTCTGCCAAGAGTACTGGGCCAGGGAACAAACCTCAAGGCAGTTGTCCTGATCCCTAATCTGCGTTTAAAAACAGAAAAGGCCCGGAGCATTTTGCCCCCCAACGTTTCGCGTCAAGATGCCGTATTCAATATCTCCCACGCAGGACTTTTAATTGATGCCTTTATTCGTGAAAATTATCCCCTCTTAAAAGAAGCCATGCGCGACATGCTTCATCAAAACCAGCGTTCTGTTCTCATTCCGGGAATGTTTGAAACGCTCAAAGCTGCAGAACAAGCTGGGGCATACGGAACCGCCCTAAGTGGTTCCGGCCCAACCTTAATCGCCTTAGTTCCGGAAATTTCAAAGGATGACGTTCGTCAGAAAATGCTGTCAACTATAGGCCAATTTGGAGTAGAGGCTCAAGCTCTTACACTCGACATGGATCACGAGGGAGTAATTTTTTCAGAAAAGTAA
- a CDS encoding NAD(P)/FAD-dependent oxidoreductase produces the protein MSEDLSNIKDHYELVIIGCGPAGMAAALNSKIRKRDFILLGSEFCSPKLAKAPQIDNWLGFPEISGEELRQRFLNHLKEKDIAIVPFKVTNIYPGPPFTVMGKERSLEADALILATGVSASKLFPGEAELLGMGVGYCATCDGPLYKDKIAAIISYNQEGEDEANFMAGICSKVYYVPYYTELTRLDSRVEIKKGKVKKILGKQKVEQLDLGEEQLNVDGVFIIRDNLPAEQLISGLEMEEGAVKVNHKLETSLPGLFAAGDCTGQPYQLIKAAGEGGTAALQAVKYLDSLKAGQGV, from the coding sequence GTGTCTGAGGATCTTTCCAATATCAAAGATCATTATGAGCTTGTTATTATTGGCTGCGGACCTGCAGGGATGGCTGCAGCCCTGAATTCCAAAATTAGGAAAAGGGATTTTATCTTATTAGGTTCAGAATTCTGCAGCCCCAAGCTCGCCAAAGCACCTCAGATCGATAATTGGCTTGGTTTCCCCGAAATTAGTGGCGAGGAATTGAGACAGCGATTTTTAAATCATCTGAAGGAGAAAGACATAGCCATTGTTCCTTTTAAAGTTACGAATATCTATCCGGGGCCTCCCTTTACCGTTATGGGCAAGGAGAGATCCCTGGAAGCGGATGCTCTTATTTTGGCAACGGGTGTGTCAGCAAGCAAATTATTCCCAGGAGAGGCTGAATTGCTGGGGATGGGGGTTGGCTATTGTGCCACCTGTGATGGCCCGCTCTATAAAGACAAGATCGCTGCGATTATTTCCTATAATCAAGAAGGCGAAGATGAGGCTAATTTTATGGCCGGCATCTGCTCTAAAGTCTATTATGTTCCATATTATACCGAACTTACGCGACTGGATTCCAGAGTTGAAATCAAAAAAGGTAAAGTGAAAAAAATACTAGGGAAACAAAAGGTGGAGCAGCTTGATCTTGGGGAGGAGCAATTAAACGTCGATGGAGTCTTCATTATCCGAGATAACCTTCCCGCCGAGCAGTTGATTTCCGGTCTGGAAATGGAAGAGGGTGCTGTAAAAGTTAATCACAAATTGGAGACTAGTTTGCCCGGTTTATTTGCAGCCGGAGATTGTACCGGGCAACCCTATCAACTAATTAAGGCAGCTGGAGAAGGAGGTACTGCAGCTCTACAGGCGGTTAAATATCTGGATAGTCTAAAAGCTGGCCAAGGGGTATGA
- a CDS encoding ubiquinol-cytochrome c reductase iron-sulfur subunit, with the protein MTGPIECTRRTVLRFAWAGMVAVGALSVKPLLDYLTSNEDQPRSPLVSYDKSLKEKTDWQHVPNSRVWVKKDDQGITALVATCTHLGCEVTYHADKKEWLCPCHGSIYDIEGRPIAGPAPKALPRVAVDRKADGSLIINTEKHVGLEVRL; encoded by the coding sequence ATTGCGGTTTGCTTGGGCCGGAATGGTTGCGGTAGGTGCTCTGAGCGTCAAACCACTTCTTGACTATCTGACAAGCAACGAAGACCAGCCGCGCTCGCCCTTAGTGTCTTATGACAAGAGCCTTAAGGAAAAAACAGACTGGCAGCATGTTCCGAATTCACGGGTTTGGGTGAAGAAGGATGATCAGGGCATTACTGCATTGGTAGCAACTTGTACTCATCTCGGCTGTGAAGTGACTTATCATGCGGATAAAAAAGAATGGTTGTGCCCATGCCATGGCAGCATTTACGATATAGAGGGCAGGCCCATAGCCGGGCCTGCCCCTAAGGCCTTGCCAAGGGTAGCCGTGGATCGGAAGGCGGATGGTTCTTTGATCATTAATACGGAGAAACACGTGGGATTGGAAGTACGGCTATGA
- a CDS encoding N-acyl-D-amino-acid deacylase family protein: MNFDLLIKNGWIIDGTGISGYFGDLAVRQGKILEISTKLEYPAARVIDASGLIVSPGFIDPHVHGELAVLTSGNFKDFLRQGVTTTVNGNCGHSITPYSSYNILDYMARTGLISSKEKMRLGTLNPPWGDFSGYINIVKTRGHNINMGFLLGHGCLRWSIMGTKTGIPNFSEEKELVRLIEEGMEQGALGLSTGLAYTPGRFAGTDELIKLSAIIRNYDGIYTTHLRTYLGLLAAVKEAIRIGESSGTRVQISHLSPTCPDAFAEILAARNRGLEIGVDTIPKSSGHFKRWERFLQFLLSGSALSQSPEANVSSLGSRNFEITKALLRKIRFKDQLMVYHTLDPQMENRTLKDISEERGVTVDELLFQLLKENTPNLTFCQGGVNRWDFPGIPYPDDIAHNPLVMVGSDRIFGDWQDPFDWYELFRKGAFPIYFDLCKNKGVTIEEIIRRVTSLPARQFRLHGRGILARGNAADITIFDPKNFTYPSNTEIDVLNPLTMASGVHFTIVNGKVALDHGIVQAINAGQVLLRNGEIL; this comes from the coding sequence ATGAACTTTGATCTTTTAATAAAAAATGGCTGGATCATCGATGGTACCGGAATATCTGGGTACTTCGGCGATTTGGCCGTACGTCAAGGTAAAATCCTAGAAATCAGTACCAAACTTGAATATCCCGCCGCGAGAGTCATTGATGCATCCGGGCTGATAGTCAGCCCGGGGTTTATTGATCCCCATGTCCATGGCGAACTCGCAGTTTTGACAAGCGGTAACTTTAAAGATTTTTTACGTCAAGGAGTGACCACCACTGTCAATGGTAACTGTGGGCATTCTATAACCCCTTATAGCTCATATAATATCCTCGATTATATGGCGAGAACCGGATTGATTTCGTCCAAGGAAAAAATGCGGCTCGGAACCTTAAATCCCCCCTGGGGAGATTTTTCCGGCTATATCAATATTGTTAAAACCAGAGGTCATAACATCAATATGGGATTTCTCTTAGGACATGGTTGTTTACGCTGGAGTATCATGGGGACTAAGACTGGTATACCGAATTTTTCCGAGGAGAAGGAGCTCGTCCGCTTAATTGAAGAAGGTATGGAACAAGGGGCTTTAGGACTATCCACCGGTTTAGCCTATACACCCGGACGCTTTGCAGGTACCGATGAACTCATTAAGCTGTCCGCCATCATCCGTAACTATGACGGGATCTATACAACCCATCTAAGAACCTATCTCGGGCTTCTCGCTGCCGTTAAAGAGGCCATCAGAATAGGTGAAAGTTCAGGAACCAGGGTACAAATCTCCCATCTATCGCCAACTTGCCCGGATGCTTTTGCCGAGATCTTGGCGGCAAGGAATCGAGGCCTGGAAATCGGAGTTGATACAATTCCTAAAAGCAGCGGTCACTTTAAGAGATGGGAGAGGTTTCTGCAATTTCTCCTCTCTGGTTCAGCGCTGAGCCAATCACCGGAGGCTAACGTTTCTTCGCTGGGGAGCCGGAACTTTGAAATCACAAAAGCATTGCTCAGAAAAATTCGCTTTAAGGATCAATTGATGGTTTATCATACCCTTGATCCTCAGATGGAAAATCGGACTCTCAAAGATATCTCCGAGGAAAGAGGAGTGACCGTCGATGAGCTCCTCTTTCAGCTCTTAAAAGAAAACACCCCCAACCTGACCTTCTGTCAAGGAGGAGTTAACCGTTGGGATTTTCCCGGAATCCCCTATCCTGATGATATTGCTCATAACCCCTTAGTCATGGTGGGCTCGGACCGGATCTTCGGCGATTGGCAGGATCCTTTTGACTGGTATGAATTGTTCAGAAAAGGGGCCTTTCCCATTTATTTTGACTTATGTAAGAACAAAGGTGTTACTATAGAAGAAATTATTCGCAGAGTAACTTCTCTTCCTGCCCGGCAATTTCGCTTACATGGGCGGGGAATTTTGGCTCGGGGAAATGCTGCCGACATTACAATCTTTGATCCGAAAAATTTCACCTATCCCTCTAACACTGAAATTGATGTCCTTAATCCGTTGACCATGGCCAGCGGGGTACATTTTACTATAGTTAATGGCAAAGTAGCTTTAGATCATGGGATCGTTCAGGCAATCAATGCCGGTCAAGTTTTATTGAGAAACGGTGAGATATTATAA
- a CDS encoding cytochrome b N-terminal domain-containing protein: MRELSATQTMVQKPVQTSDHDLKQKQPAPEGSARNSRHSFVDHLRPRSIPERALSVFYTFCLGGLSFLAFLMLGVTGLLLMFHYQPGESTGYSSVLTLGSVIPYGGIIRNLHYWSAQLMVVTVNLHMVRVVWTHSYKPPKQLNWLVGVGLLVLVLVLDFTGYLLIGSQESGAAATVAANILKQIPVLGTALAHIALGEPTALSGSTLVVYVWHCVALPFAALWLQLYHFWRIRRDGGVRPL; encoded by the coding sequence ATGAGGGAATTAAGTGCAACACAAACTATGGTCCAGAAGCCAGTCCAGACGTCTGACCATGATCTGAAACAAAAACAACCGGCACCTGAGGGGTCGGCTCGGAATTCCAGACACAGCTTTGTCGATCACCTCAGACCACGATCTATTCCAGAACGTGCACTTTCTGTTTTCTACACCTTCTGCCTCGGGGGCCTGTCATTTCTGGCATTCCTAATGCTGGGGGTTACGGGACTCCTTTTAATGTTTCATTATCAACCGGGTGAAAGTACTGGTTACAGCAGCGTTCTTACCCTGGGGTCAGTAATTCCTTACGGGGGTATCATCAGAAACTTGCATTACTGGTCAGCTCAACTTATGGTCGTTACCGTTAATTTACATATGGTGAGGGTGGTATGGACTCATTCTTACAAGCCTCCAAAGCAGCTCAATTGGCTCGTCGGTGTTGGACTGCTGGTACTTGTTTTGGTTTTGGATTTTACAGGTTATCTGCTCATTGGTTCTCAAGAAAGCGGTGCCGCGGCAACGGTTGCAGCCAATATCCTTAAGCAAATTCCGGTTTTGGGAACAGCACTGGCGCATATTGCCTTAGGGGAACCAACCGCTTTGAGCGGCAGCACCTTGGTCGTCTATGTTTGGCACTGTGTGGCCTTGCCTTTCGCGGCGTTGTGGCTGCAGCTCTATCACTTTTGGCGGATTCGCCGTGACGGCGGAGTACGTCCTCTCTAA
- a CDS encoding homoserine dehydrogenase, which yields MPINIGMLGLGTVGSGVVNILQQNAEDIQTRTQSEIHIKKILVRNPSLPREVQGDFQLTDHVEDILQDPEIDIVVEVMGGIEPARSYILEALRQGKHVVTANKDLLALHGQELLETASASGKDLYFEASVAGGIPIIAALKHALAANRILALMGIINGTTNYILSAMAEQGRDYFEVLAEAQSLGYAESNPSADVDGLDAARKLSILASIAFNSRVTLKDVFVEGISKITREDLAYAAELGCTIKLLAIAKHQPEGIEVRVHPAILPMNHPLASVNGVFNAIYVVGDAVGETMFYGRGAGSLPTGSAVVSDIIRVIRTIQSGSTSMINCTCYRDLGIKAASEFFTAFYIRLLVKDEPRVLATLALLFAEANISFASIIQKPRGEQQAEIVLVTHPCREGALQKALDSIRAYNKVLMIHNVIRFEKGEDMNS from the coding sequence ATGCCCATAAACATTGGAATGTTAGGTCTTGGAACAGTTGGTAGTGGCGTAGTCAACATCTTGCAGCAAAATGCCGAAGATATACAAACACGGACTCAAAGTGAAATTCACATAAAAAAGATTCTTGTTCGCAACCCCAGCCTACCCCGAGAAGTTCAGGGGGATTTTCAGCTCACTGACCATGTTGAAGATATTCTCCAGGATCCGGAAATCGATATTGTCGTTGAAGTGATGGGAGGAATCGAACCCGCCCGTTCTTATATATTAGAAGCGTTACGCCAAGGAAAACACGTAGTCACGGCTAATAAGGATTTATTAGCTCTCCATGGGCAGGAACTCCTTGAAACTGCCAGTGCGTCAGGCAAAGACCTCTATTTTGAAGCCAGTGTTGCCGGTGGTATTCCGATTATAGCCGCCCTTAAACATGCTCTCGCCGCCAACAGGATCTTAGCCCTGATGGGAATCATTAACGGAACAACCAATTATATTTTGTCCGCTATGGCAGAACAAGGCCGCGATTATTTTGAAGTTCTGGCTGAGGCCCAAAGTTTAGGTTATGCCGAATCCAATCCTTCTGCGGATGTTGATGGTTTAGATGCTGCCCGTAAATTGTCCATCCTTGCCTCCATTGCCTTTAATTCACGCGTTACTCTTAAAGACGTTTTTGTCGAAGGAATTTCCAAAATTACCCGAGAAGATTTAGCCTATGCCGCGGAGCTAGGCTGTACCATAAAACTTCTGGCCATTGCTAAACATCAACCGGAGGGAATTGAAGTACGAGTTCATCCGGCAATCTTGCCCATGAACCATCCCTTAGCATCCGTAAACGGCGTCTTTAACGCCATTTATGTCGTCGGCGACGCAGTAGGAGAAACCATGTTCTATGGCCGCGGAGCAGGATCTTTGCCCACAGGCAGCGCTGTAGTATCAGACATCATTCGAGTTATTCGCACCATTCAGTCCGGCTCCACATCGATGATTAACTGCACTTGTTATCGCGATCTCGGAATTAAGGCTGCCTCTGAATTCTTCACTGCCTTTTATATCCGTCTTCTCGTTAAAGACGAGCCGCGGGTCCTTGCCACCTTAGCGCTGCTCTTTGCCGAAGCAAATATCAGTTTTGCTTCCATCATTCAAAAACCACGCGGAGAGCAGCAAGCCGAAATCGTCTTGGTAACGCACCCCTGTCGCGAAGGCGCACTGCAAAAAGCTCTTGACTCAATCCGAGCCTACAATAAAGTTCTGATGATTCACAATGTCATTCGCTTTGAAAAAGGGGAGGATATGAACTCATGA
- a CDS encoding FmdB family zinc ribbon protein, whose amino-acid sequence MPSYDLICQSCNHKFSVFCSISQKDHQVCPVCGSDQIKQRFTTVNVLGKSSGGGASVGSNSGPQRFG is encoded by the coding sequence ATGCCAAGTTATGATTTAATTTGCCAGTCATGTAATCATAAGTTTTCTGTCTTTTGCAGCATAAGCCAAAAAGACCATCAAGTATGTCCGGTATGCGGAAGTGACCAAATTAAACAGCGGTTTACTACGGTCAATGTTCTGGGGAAGAGTTCGGGCGGGGGGGCTTCCGTAGGCTCAAACTCAGGTCCCCAGCGCTTTGGCTGA